A single genomic interval of Gemmatimonadota bacterium harbors:
- a CDS encoding phosphodiester glycosidase family protein: MMLRPLAAALMTVVAGAPSLARGQGSSCLGDTLLVRADSGLTSRIQPVAPGVTYQCLLDRRGPWAMHVVRVQLGGPVTIDAMRAAGQFVGRERVSDMAKRWVERNASPMIGINADFFNLQTGEVTGTHVEGGRWVKGITFPDSGGPPVDDARSQVVVLANGRVRFGRFELHGEVQAGARRIPLAGLNAYPPGALHGAVLVTAAYGDELAADTTARPRESRLALQQLADVGGVLRYRVIARATPGRPTPIPRDGAVLVVGPTQVAALSPGTRLTIRLALGTERLAPHAVVGGWGRLLADGRDVAAAMDREEGTRPSFSAARHPRTAVGTSADGRTLLLLVVDGRRRWSVGMSLVELAAAMRDLGAWDAINLDGGGSSTLWIDGRVVNAPSDATGERAVGNALWILRKPAKPTP; this comes from the coding sequence ATGATGCTGCGTCCACTGGCTGCGGCCCTGATGACGGTCGTCGCGGGAGCGCCGAGCCTGGCGCGCGGGCAGGGAAGCTCGTGCCTGGGTGATACGCTCCTCGTTCGAGCCGACAGCGGCCTCACATCTCGTATTCAACCGGTCGCACCCGGCGTCACCTACCAGTGCCTCCTCGACCGGCGCGGGCCCTGGGCCATGCACGTGGTGCGTGTGCAGCTTGGCGGACCGGTGACGATCGATGCCATGCGCGCGGCCGGGCAGTTTGTGGGCCGCGAGCGAGTGAGCGACATGGCGAAGCGATGGGTGGAACGCAACGCATCTCCGATGATCGGGATCAACGCCGACTTCTTCAACCTGCAGACCGGCGAGGTGACGGGCACCCATGTCGAGGGGGGACGTTGGGTGAAGGGAATCACGTTCCCTGACTCCGGTGGCCCTCCGGTCGACGACGCGAGATCGCAGGTCGTCGTGCTCGCGAACGGTCGCGTACGCTTTGGCCGGTTTGAGCTCCACGGGGAGGTGCAGGCTGGCGCTCGTCGCATCCCCCTCGCGGGGCTGAACGCGTACCCACCAGGGGCCCTGCACGGCGCGGTCCTGGTGACAGCCGCGTATGGGGACGAGCTGGCCGCGGACACCACCGCGCGTCCGCGCGAATCCCGGCTGGCGCTCCAGCAGCTCGCCGATGTGGGGGGCGTGCTCCGCTACCGGGTCATCGCCCGGGCGACACCCGGTCGCCCGACACCCATCCCGCGCGATGGAGCGGTGCTGGTGGTGGGGCCGACGCAGGTCGCTGCGCTCTCGCCGGGCACGAGGCTGACCATTCGGTTGGCGTTAGGCACTGAGCGCCTGGCGCCGCACGCGGTCGTTGGGGGATGGGGCCGACTTCTCGCCGATGGTCGCGATGTGGCCGCCGCGATGGACCGGGAGGAAGGGACGCGTCCGAGTTTCTCGGCAGCGCGACATCCCCGGACGGCGGTCGGGACGAGTGCCGATGGCCGCACACTCCTCCTCCTGGTCGTCGATGGACGCCGCCGCTGGAGCGTGGGGATGTCGCTGGTTGAGCTGGCGGCGGCGATGCGCGACCTGGGGGCGTGGGACGCCATCAACCTCGACGGCGGCGGGTCCAGTACCCTGTGGATCGACGGCCGTGTTGTGAATGCCCCGTCCGACGCCACTGGCGAGCGCGCGGTGGGGAACGCGCTGTGGATCCTTAGAAAGCCAGCGAAACCGACGCCCTGA